The Rhododendron vialii isolate Sample 1 chromosome 6a, ASM3025357v1 genome includes a window with the following:
- the LOC131330530 gene encoding uncharacterized protein LOC131330530 isoform X2 produces the protein MNKIFEFAGRTSSLLQLHLPVPKTDEGAKPDDAGGYHYVAFSYGNTEDSADQKNSDDGQGNSGFCPPFPVPESLLQSLPPTEKVHQIIARTAVFVSKHGGQSEIVLRVKQGDNPTFGFLMPDHYLHAYFRFLVDHQDLVQSSTDGKAETEKKGNTESNQTDGVVAGALSLLGSVYGSGEDEDGADKDGKVAPESEEILSGKTFDASDGTVSVGFAKTDISRNIDGKNEAFGKHSIVSKEKFQIPKRNSFTCAPKSGTTNSTKKGETSGLLSTAVDISQHSAVSNVSQTEQLILEPPSELKKLVDKIVEFIVRNGKQFEAVLLEQDSKHGRFPFLLPSNQYHPYYVKVLQKAQELKLIGKSFISEKDDSVMNGLDKKTRLSKGSDSLSSGSAGYDIPYDADRKEKFRMVIGKSKKDGQDPPSQTTQPQFGVNVDAAAAAAILQAASRGIKNPNFGFFSNSTSLNGDSHGRNSEGEIRKSGDNTAPGSVAKDIAKTAALEAANEADSSEAHLTKEQRLKTERLKRAKKFVAMLKSGAAPGKTEPLRGLSVEPQETGVSTSGNLGFNLAGKEKEGISVPVDANNSAKKEKFEKYSDEYQERRSKRKYRSKSALDKGGRQEDDEDDDSEDEVEEKEKDRKKSRNKHRSRRSSREEGEEEEDKEERDYRYARRKHRSHHSSRQEDDEDERDHKDSRKKHRSYHSSEDDNKEEDYEDERVHKHSRKKHRSHRSSDDDEEDYEEERNRKHSRKKKHKSHSSSRHHRDRHKHKEGHRSSSKNKHESSSDEEHLHRDSSNKHRKISHSEEELEEGEISSKMSDKSRGSVAAGVSREASLDVSSSYRDGRAPSQPSEATEVSDELRAKIRAMLMANL, from the exons ATGAACAAG ATTTTCGAGTTTGCAGGAAGAACATCTAGTTTGCTACAGTTGCATCTCCCGGTGCCAA AAACAGATGAGGGAGCCAAACCAGATGATGCAGGAGGCTATCATTATGTTGCGTTTTCCTATGGAAACACTGAGGATTCAGCTGATCAGAAGAACTCGGATGATGGACAGGGGAATTCGGGTTTTTGTCCGCCCTTCCCTGTTCCCGAAAGTTTACTTCAAAGCCTA CCTCCAACAGAGAAGGTACATCAGATAATTGCAAGGACTGCAGTGTTTGTCAGCAAACATGGTGGGCAGTCAGAGATTGTTCTGAGGGTGAAACAGGGAGACAACCCCACATTTGGCTTCTTGATGCCTGATCATTATCTTCATGCCTACTTTAGGTTTCTTGTTGATCACCAGGATCTTGTGCAGTCTAGTACTGATGGAAAAGCTGAAACTGAGAAGAAAGGTAATACAGAGAGCAATCAGACAGATGGTGTTGTGGCTGGGGCTCTCTCTTTGCTGGGTTCTGTTTATGGGTCAGGTGAGGATGAGGATGGAGCAGATAAGGATGGCAAAGTCGCCCCAGAATCTGAAGAAATTTTGTCTGGGAAAACCTTTGATGCTAGCGATGGAACAGTTTCTGTTGGTTTTGCGAAAACTGATATCTCTAGAAATATAGATGGAAAAAATGAGGCTTTTGGCAAGCATTCAATTGTTTCCAAAGAAAAGTTTCAAATACCAAAAAGGAATTCTTTCACTTGTGCACCCAAGTCTGGAACTACAAACAGCACGAAAAAAGGTGAAACTTCCGGTTTACTTTCGACTGCTGTGGATATTTCACAGCATTCTGCTGTTTCTAACGTGTCTCAGACTGAACAATTGATTTTGGAGCCACCTTCTGAATTGAAAAAATTGGTTGATAAGATTGTTGAATTTATTGTGAGAAACGGGAAGCAGTTTGAGGCAGTACTCCTTGAGCAAGACAGCAAACATGGGAGATTTCCATTCCTTCTGCCATCTAACCAGTACCACCCTTACTATGTTAAAGTGCTCCAAAAAGCTCAAGAG TTGAAGTTGATTGGCAAGAGCTTCATTTCTGAGAAGGATGATTCAGTCATGAATGGGCTGGACAAGAAAACTCGGTTATCCAAGGGAAGTGATTCTTTGTCCTCAGGATCTGCTGGTTATGACATTCCATATGATGCTGATAGGAAAGAAAAGTTTAGAATGGTAATTGGAAAGTCCAAGAAGGATGGGCAGGATCCACCTTCCCAAACAACCCAGCCTCAGTTTGGAGTTAATGTAgatgcagcagcagcagcagctatcCTTCAGGCTGCATCACGTGGCATTAAGAACCCTAATTTCGGATTCTTTTCAAACTCCACATCATTAAATGGGGACAGTCATGGTCGAAATAGTGAAGGTGAGATCCGAAAGTCAGGTGATAATACTGCACCTGGCTCAGTTGCCAAGGATATTGCAAAGACTGCAGCTCTTGAAGCGGCAAATGAGGCAGACTCCTCGGAAGCACACTTGACTAAAGAGCAGAGGTTGAAGACCGAGAGGCTAAAACGGGCAAAAAAGTTTGTAGCCATGTTGAAAAGTGGAGCTGCACCTGGGAAAACTGAACCATTGCGTGGCTTATCAGTAGAACCGCAAGAAACTGGGGTATCTACCTCTGGTAATTTGGGTTTTAATCTTGctggtaaagaaaaagaaggcatTTCTGTTCCTGTTGATGCTAATAATTCAGCTAAAAAGGAGAAATTTGAGAAGTATTCTGACGAGTACCAGGAAAGGAGATCAAAGAGGAAATACCGGTCAAAGTCTGCGCTAGACAAAGGAGGACGacaagaagatgatgaagacgACGACAGTGAAGATGaagtagaagaaaaagaaaaggatcgCAAGAAATCAAGGAATAAGCACCGGTCTCGTCGATCTTCACGTGAAGAaggcgaagaagaagaagataaagagGAAAGGGATTACAGGTACGCTAGGAGAAAGCACCGGTCTCATCACTCTTCACGgcaagaagatgatgaagatgaaagGGATCACAAGGACTCTAGGAAAAAACACCGGTCTTATCATTCATCAGAAGATGACAATAAGGAAGAAGATTATGAAGACGAAAGGGTTCACAAGCACTCAAGGAAAAAGCACCGGTCGCATCGCTCATCAGACGATGATGAAGAAGATTATGAAGAGGAAAGGAATCGAAAGCATTCAAGGAAGAAGAAGCACAAATCTCATAGTTCTTCAAGACACCATAGAGACAGGCATAAGCACAAGGAGGGTCATCGTTCTTCTTCCAAGAACAAGCATGAGAGCTCCTCTGATGAGGAGCATCTTCATCGTGACAGTTCTAATAAGCATCGAAAGATATCTCATTCAGAAGAAGAGCTGGAGGAAGGAGAGATCAGTTCAAAAATGTCGGACAAATCGAGAGGAAGTGTGGCTGCTGGTGTTAGTAGGGAAGCTTCTCTGGATGTATCAAGTTCCTATCGAGATGGTAGAGCTCCTTCTCAGCCCTCGGAAGCTACTGAGGTCTCTGATGAACTCAGAGCCAAGATCCGGGCTATGTTGATGGCAAACTTGTAA
- the LOC131330532 gene encoding uncharacterized protein LOC131330532, whose protein sequence is MVMAAPALEGAAVTALRAVLHRVRQAAEKSGRRADDVRVVAVSKTKPISLIHQVYDAGHRCFGENYVQEIIDKAPQLPEDIEWHFVGHLQSNKVKSLLAAVPSLAMVEGVDNEKLANHLDRTISTLGRKPLSVLVQVNTSGEESKSGVDPSRCVELVKHVKLGCPNLQFSGLMTIGMPDYSSTPENFRTLSNCRTEVCKALGMAENQCELSMGMSGDFEQAIEMGSTNVRIGSTIFGPRDYTRKK, encoded by the exons ATGGTGATGGCTGCTCCCGCCTTGGAGGGTGCGGCCGTGACGGCCCTGCGTGCGGTGCTCCACCGAGTCCGTCAGGCCGCGGAGAAATCCGGCCGCAGGGCCGATGACGTGAGGGTGGTGGCAGTGAGCAAGACCAAACCCATCTCTCTCATCCACCAAGTCTACGACGCAGGTCATCGCTGCTTCGGCGAGAACTATGTCCAAGAAATTATCGACAAAGCACCTcag CTTCCTGAGGACATTGAGTGGCATTTTGTTGGGCATTTGCAGAGCAATAAAGTGAAATCCCTACTGG CTGCAGTCCCTAGTCTTGCCATGGTTGAGGGTGTAGATAATGAGAAG CTTGCAAATCATCTTGATCGCACAATCTCAACCCTTGGAAGAAAGCCTTTGAGTGTCTTAGTCCAAGTAAATACAAGTGGAGAAGAAT CAAAATCTGGTGTTGATCCATCACGCTGTGTAGAGCTTGTGAAGCACGTTAAGCTTGGTTGCCCGAACCTTCAGTTCTCTGGCTTAATGACAATAGGGATGCCCGACTATTCATCAACTCCGGAAAACTTTAGG ACCCTATCAAACTGTAGAACTGAGGTGTGCAAGGCCCTTGGAATGGCAGAGAATCAATGTGAGCTGTCAATGGGCATGTCCGGTGACTTTGAGCAAGCG ATTGAAATGGGCAGTACAAATGTGAGAATTGGATCAACCATATTTGGACCAAGAGATTACACCAGGAAAAAGTAG
- the LOC131330530 gene encoding uncharacterized protein LOC131330530 isoform X3 has translation MKFPPLKEKPSFFVWLFVQPPTEKVHQIIARTAVFVSKHGGQSEIVLRVKQGDNPTFGFLMPDHYLHAYFRFLVDHQDLVQSSTDGKAETEKKGNTESNQTDGVVAGALSLLGSVYGSGEDEDGADKDGKVAPESEEILSGKTFDASDGTVSVGFAKTDISRNIDGKNEAFGKHSIVSKEKFQIPKRNSFTCAPKSGTTNSTKKGETSGLLSTAVDISQHSAVSNVSQTEQLILEPPSELKKLVDKIVEFIVRNGKQFEAVLLEQDSKHGRFPFLLPSNQYHPYYVKVLQKAQELKLIGKSFISEKDDSVMNGLDKKTRLSKGSDSLSSGSAGYDIPYDADRKEKFRMVIGKSKKDGQDPPSQTTQPQFGVNVDAAAAAAILQAASRGIKNPNFGFFSNSTSLNGDSHGRNSEGEIRKSGDNTAPGSVAKDIAKTAALEAANEADSSEAHLTKEQRLKTERLKRAKKFVAMLKSGAAPGKTEPLRGLSVEPQETGVSTSGNLGFNLAGKEKEGISVPVDANNSAKKEKFEKYSDEYQERRSKRKYRSKSALDKGGRQEDDEDDDSEDEVEEKEKDRKKSRNKHRSRRSSREEGEEEEDKEERDYRYARRKHRSHHSSRQEDDEDERDHKDSRKKHRSYHSSEDDNKEEDYEDERVHKHSRKKHRSHRSSDDDEEDYEEERNRKHSRKKKHKSHSSSRHHRDRHKHKEGHRSSSKNKHESSSDEEHLHRDSSNKHRKISHSEEELEEGEISSKMSDKSRGSVAAGVSREASLDVSSSYRDGRAPSQPSEATEVSDELRAKIRAMLMANL, from the exons ATGAAATTTCCCCCTTTAAAAGAGAagccttctttttttgtttggttgtttgttcAGCCTCCAACAGAGAAGGTACATCAGATAATTGCAAGGACTGCAGTGTTTGTCAGCAAACATGGTGGGCAGTCAGAGATTGTTCTGAGGGTGAAACAGGGAGACAACCCCACATTTGGCTTCTTGATGCCTGATCATTATCTTCATGCCTACTTTAGGTTTCTTGTTGATCACCAGGATCTTGTGCAGTCTAGTACTGATGGAAAAGCTGAAACTGAGAAGAAAGGTAATACAGAGAGCAATCAGACAGATGGTGTTGTGGCTGGGGCTCTCTCTTTGCTGGGTTCTGTTTATGGGTCAGGTGAGGATGAGGATGGAGCAGATAAGGATGGCAAAGTCGCCCCAGAATCTGAAGAAATTTTGTCTGGGAAAACCTTTGATGCTAGCGATGGAACAGTTTCTGTTGGTTTTGCGAAAACTGATATCTCTAGAAATATAGATGGAAAAAATGAGGCTTTTGGCAAGCATTCAATTGTTTCCAAAGAAAAGTTTCAAATACCAAAAAGGAATTCTTTCACTTGTGCACCCAAGTCTGGAACTACAAACAGCACGAAAAAAGGTGAAACTTCCGGTTTACTTTCGACTGCTGTGGATATTTCACAGCATTCTGCTGTTTCTAACGTGTCTCAGACTGAACAATTGATTTTGGAGCCACCTTCTGAATTGAAAAAATTGGTTGATAAGATTGTTGAATTTATTGTGAGAAACGGGAAGCAGTTTGAGGCAGTACTCCTTGAGCAAGACAGCAAACATGGGAGATTTCCATTCCTTCTGCCATCTAACCAGTACCACCCTTACTATGTTAAAGTGCTCCAAAAAGCTCAAGAG TTGAAGTTGATTGGCAAGAGCTTCATTTCTGAGAAGGATGATTCAGTCATGAATGGGCTGGACAAGAAAACTCGGTTATCCAAGGGAAGTGATTCTTTGTCCTCAGGATCTGCTGGTTATGACATTCCATATGATGCTGATAGGAAAGAAAAGTTTAGAATGGTAATTGGAAAGTCCAAGAAGGATGGGCAGGATCCACCTTCCCAAACAACCCAGCCTCAGTTTGGAGTTAATGTAgatgcagcagcagcagcagctatcCTTCAGGCTGCATCACGTGGCATTAAGAACCCTAATTTCGGATTCTTTTCAAACTCCACATCATTAAATGGGGACAGTCATGGTCGAAATAGTGAAGGTGAGATCCGAAAGTCAGGTGATAATACTGCACCTGGCTCAGTTGCCAAGGATATTGCAAAGACTGCAGCTCTTGAAGCGGCAAATGAGGCAGACTCCTCGGAAGCACACTTGACTAAAGAGCAGAGGTTGAAGACCGAGAGGCTAAAACGGGCAAAAAAGTTTGTAGCCATGTTGAAAAGTGGAGCTGCACCTGGGAAAACTGAACCATTGCGTGGCTTATCAGTAGAACCGCAAGAAACTGGGGTATCTACCTCTGGTAATTTGGGTTTTAATCTTGctggtaaagaaaaagaaggcatTTCTGTTCCTGTTGATGCTAATAATTCAGCTAAAAAGGAGAAATTTGAGAAGTATTCTGACGAGTACCAGGAAAGGAGATCAAAGAGGAAATACCGGTCAAAGTCTGCGCTAGACAAAGGAGGACGacaagaagatgatgaagacgACGACAGTGAAGATGaagtagaagaaaaagaaaaggatcgCAAGAAATCAAGGAATAAGCACCGGTCTCGTCGATCTTCACGTGAAGAaggcgaagaagaagaagataaagagGAAAGGGATTACAGGTACGCTAGGAGAAAGCACCGGTCTCATCACTCTTCACGgcaagaagatgatgaagatgaaagGGATCACAAGGACTCTAGGAAAAAACACCGGTCTTATCATTCATCAGAAGATGACAATAAGGAAGAAGATTATGAAGACGAAAGGGTTCACAAGCACTCAAGGAAAAAGCACCGGTCGCATCGCTCATCAGACGATGATGAAGAAGATTATGAAGAGGAAAGGAATCGAAAGCATTCAAGGAAGAAGAAGCACAAATCTCATAGTTCTTCAAGACACCATAGAGACAGGCATAAGCACAAGGAGGGTCATCGTTCTTCTTCCAAGAACAAGCATGAGAGCTCCTCTGATGAGGAGCATCTTCATCGTGACAGTTCTAATAAGCATCGAAAGATATCTCATTCAGAAGAAGAGCTGGAGGAAGGAGAGATCAGTTCAAAAATGTCGGACAAATCGAGAGGAAGTGTGGCTGCTGGTGTTAGTAGGGAAGCTTCTCTGGATGTATCAAGTTCCTATCGAGATGGTAGAGCTCCTTCTCAGCCCTCGGAAGCTACTGAGGTCTCTGATGAACTCAGAGCCAAGATCCGGGCTATGTTGATGGCAAACTTGTAA
- the LOC131330530 gene encoding uncharacterized protein LOC131330530 isoform X1, with amino-acid sequence MDLEVVGRHALLFDDDATASFVNSTDALVDWNSLLIDRYDVRHLLSSPPPPRRRRNPQQTQHSSPPSDSSIESELDHERFLDLPPPSDEQETDEGAKPDDAGGYHYVAFSYGNTEDSADQKNSDDGQGNSGFCPPFPVPESLLQSLPPTEKVHQIIARTAVFVSKHGGQSEIVLRVKQGDNPTFGFLMPDHYLHAYFRFLVDHQDLVQSSTDGKAETEKKGNTESNQTDGVVAGALSLLGSVYGSGEDEDGADKDGKVAPESEEILSGKTFDASDGTVSVGFAKTDISRNIDGKNEAFGKHSIVSKEKFQIPKRNSFTCAPKSGTTNSTKKGETSGLLSTAVDISQHSAVSNVSQTEQLILEPPSELKKLVDKIVEFIVRNGKQFEAVLLEQDSKHGRFPFLLPSNQYHPYYVKVLQKAQELKLIGKSFISEKDDSVMNGLDKKTRLSKGSDSLSSGSAGYDIPYDADRKEKFRMVIGKSKKDGQDPPSQTTQPQFGVNVDAAAAAAILQAASRGIKNPNFGFFSNSTSLNGDSHGRNSEGEIRKSGDNTAPGSVAKDIAKTAALEAANEADSSEAHLTKEQRLKTERLKRAKKFVAMLKSGAAPGKTEPLRGLSVEPQETGVSTSGNLGFNLAGKEKEGISVPVDANNSAKKEKFEKYSDEYQERRSKRKYRSKSALDKGGRQEDDEDDDSEDEVEEKEKDRKKSRNKHRSRRSSREEGEEEEDKEERDYRYARRKHRSHHSSRQEDDEDERDHKDSRKKHRSYHSSEDDNKEEDYEDERVHKHSRKKHRSHRSSDDDEEDYEEERNRKHSRKKKHKSHSSSRHHRDRHKHKEGHRSSSKNKHESSSDEEHLHRDSSNKHRKISHSEEELEEGEISSKMSDKSRGSVAAGVSREASLDVSSSYRDGRAPSQPSEATEVSDELRAKIRAMLMANL; translated from the exons ATGGATCTGGAAGTAGTGGGGCGCCACGCCCTCCTCTTCGACGACGACGCGACGGCGTCGTTCGTCAACTCCACAGACGCCCTCGTCGACTGGAACTCTCTCCTCATCGACCGCTACGACGTCCGCCACCTCCTCTCCAGCCCTCCGCCGCCCAGGCGGCGGCGCAACCCTCAGCAGACGCAGCACTCTTCTCCCCCTTCCGATTCTTCGATTGAATCCGAGCTCGATCACGAACGATTCCTCGATCTCCCGCCGCCATCCGATGAACAAG AAACAGATGAGGGAGCCAAACCAGATGATGCAGGAGGCTATCATTATGTTGCGTTTTCCTATGGAAACACTGAGGATTCAGCTGATCAGAAGAACTCGGATGATGGACAGGGGAATTCGGGTTTTTGTCCGCCCTTCCCTGTTCCCGAAAGTTTACTTCAAAGCCTA CCTCCAACAGAGAAGGTACATCAGATAATTGCAAGGACTGCAGTGTTTGTCAGCAAACATGGTGGGCAGTCAGAGATTGTTCTGAGGGTGAAACAGGGAGACAACCCCACATTTGGCTTCTTGATGCCTGATCATTATCTTCATGCCTACTTTAGGTTTCTTGTTGATCACCAGGATCTTGTGCAGTCTAGTACTGATGGAAAAGCTGAAACTGAGAAGAAAGGTAATACAGAGAGCAATCAGACAGATGGTGTTGTGGCTGGGGCTCTCTCTTTGCTGGGTTCTGTTTATGGGTCAGGTGAGGATGAGGATGGAGCAGATAAGGATGGCAAAGTCGCCCCAGAATCTGAAGAAATTTTGTCTGGGAAAACCTTTGATGCTAGCGATGGAACAGTTTCTGTTGGTTTTGCGAAAACTGATATCTCTAGAAATATAGATGGAAAAAATGAGGCTTTTGGCAAGCATTCAATTGTTTCCAAAGAAAAGTTTCAAATACCAAAAAGGAATTCTTTCACTTGTGCACCCAAGTCTGGAACTACAAACAGCACGAAAAAAGGTGAAACTTCCGGTTTACTTTCGACTGCTGTGGATATTTCACAGCATTCTGCTGTTTCTAACGTGTCTCAGACTGAACAATTGATTTTGGAGCCACCTTCTGAATTGAAAAAATTGGTTGATAAGATTGTTGAATTTATTGTGAGAAACGGGAAGCAGTTTGAGGCAGTACTCCTTGAGCAAGACAGCAAACATGGGAGATTTCCATTCCTTCTGCCATCTAACCAGTACCACCCTTACTATGTTAAAGTGCTCCAAAAAGCTCAAGAG TTGAAGTTGATTGGCAAGAGCTTCATTTCTGAGAAGGATGATTCAGTCATGAATGGGCTGGACAAGAAAACTCGGTTATCCAAGGGAAGTGATTCTTTGTCCTCAGGATCTGCTGGTTATGACATTCCATATGATGCTGATAGGAAAGAAAAGTTTAGAATGGTAATTGGAAAGTCCAAGAAGGATGGGCAGGATCCACCTTCCCAAACAACCCAGCCTCAGTTTGGAGTTAATGTAgatgcagcagcagcagcagctatcCTTCAGGCTGCATCACGTGGCATTAAGAACCCTAATTTCGGATTCTTTTCAAACTCCACATCATTAAATGGGGACAGTCATGGTCGAAATAGTGAAGGTGAGATCCGAAAGTCAGGTGATAATACTGCACCTGGCTCAGTTGCCAAGGATATTGCAAAGACTGCAGCTCTTGAAGCGGCAAATGAGGCAGACTCCTCGGAAGCACACTTGACTAAAGAGCAGAGGTTGAAGACCGAGAGGCTAAAACGGGCAAAAAAGTTTGTAGCCATGTTGAAAAGTGGAGCTGCACCTGGGAAAACTGAACCATTGCGTGGCTTATCAGTAGAACCGCAAGAAACTGGGGTATCTACCTCTGGTAATTTGGGTTTTAATCTTGctggtaaagaaaaagaaggcatTTCTGTTCCTGTTGATGCTAATAATTCAGCTAAAAAGGAGAAATTTGAGAAGTATTCTGACGAGTACCAGGAAAGGAGATCAAAGAGGAAATACCGGTCAAAGTCTGCGCTAGACAAAGGAGGACGacaagaagatgatgaagacgACGACAGTGAAGATGaagtagaagaaaaagaaaaggatcgCAAGAAATCAAGGAATAAGCACCGGTCTCGTCGATCTTCACGTGAAGAaggcgaagaagaagaagataaagagGAAAGGGATTACAGGTACGCTAGGAGAAAGCACCGGTCTCATCACTCTTCACGgcaagaagatgatgaagatgaaagGGATCACAAGGACTCTAGGAAAAAACACCGGTCTTATCATTCATCAGAAGATGACAATAAGGAAGAAGATTATGAAGACGAAAGGGTTCACAAGCACTCAAGGAAAAAGCACCGGTCGCATCGCTCATCAGACGATGATGAAGAAGATTATGAAGAGGAAAGGAATCGAAAGCATTCAAGGAAGAAGAAGCACAAATCTCATAGTTCTTCAAGACACCATAGAGACAGGCATAAGCACAAGGAGGGTCATCGTTCTTCTTCCAAGAACAAGCATGAGAGCTCCTCTGATGAGGAGCATCTTCATCGTGACAGTTCTAATAAGCATCGAAAGATATCTCATTCAGAAGAAGAGCTGGAGGAAGGAGAGATCAGTTCAAAAATGTCGGACAAATCGAGAGGAAGTGTGGCTGCTGGTGTTAGTAGGGAAGCTTCTCTGGATGTATCAAGTTCCTATCGAGATGGTAGAGCTCCTTCTCAGCCCTCGGAAGCTACTGAGGTCTCTGATGAACTCAGAGCCAAGATCCGGGCTATGTTGATGGCAAACTTGTAA
- the LOC131330530 gene encoding uncharacterized protein LOC131330530 isoform X4: protein MPDHYLHAYFRFLVDHQDLVQSSTDGKAETEKKGNTESNQTDGVVAGALSLLGSVYGSGEDEDGADKDGKVAPESEEILSGKTFDASDGTVSVGFAKTDISRNIDGKNEAFGKHSIVSKEKFQIPKRNSFTCAPKSGTTNSTKKGETSGLLSTAVDISQHSAVSNVSQTEQLILEPPSELKKLVDKIVEFIVRNGKQFEAVLLEQDSKHGRFPFLLPSNQYHPYYVKVLQKAQELKLIGKSFISEKDDSVMNGLDKKTRLSKGSDSLSSGSAGYDIPYDADRKEKFRMVIGKSKKDGQDPPSQTTQPQFGVNVDAAAAAAILQAASRGIKNPNFGFFSNSTSLNGDSHGRNSEGEIRKSGDNTAPGSVAKDIAKTAALEAANEADSSEAHLTKEQRLKTERLKRAKKFVAMLKSGAAPGKTEPLRGLSVEPQETGVSTSGNLGFNLAGKEKEGISVPVDANNSAKKEKFEKYSDEYQERRSKRKYRSKSALDKGGRQEDDEDDDSEDEVEEKEKDRKKSRNKHRSRRSSREEGEEEEDKEERDYRYARRKHRSHHSSRQEDDEDERDHKDSRKKHRSYHSSEDDNKEEDYEDERVHKHSRKKHRSHRSSDDDEEDYEEERNRKHSRKKKHKSHSSSRHHRDRHKHKEGHRSSSKNKHESSSDEEHLHRDSSNKHRKISHSEEELEEGEISSKMSDKSRGSVAAGVSREASLDVSSSYRDGRAPSQPSEATEVSDELRAKIRAMLMANL from the exons ATGCCTGATCATTATCTTCATGCCTACTTTAGGTTTCTTGTTGATCACCAGGATCTTGTGCAGTCTAGTACTGATGGAAAAGCTGAAACTGAGAAGAAAGGTAATACAGAGAGCAATCAGACAGATGGTGTTGTGGCTGGGGCTCTCTCTTTGCTGGGTTCTGTTTATGGGTCAGGTGAGGATGAGGATGGAGCAGATAAGGATGGCAAAGTCGCCCCAGAATCTGAAGAAATTTTGTCTGGGAAAACCTTTGATGCTAGCGATGGAACAGTTTCTGTTGGTTTTGCGAAAACTGATATCTCTAGAAATATAGATGGAAAAAATGAGGCTTTTGGCAAGCATTCAATTGTTTCCAAAGAAAAGTTTCAAATACCAAAAAGGAATTCTTTCACTTGTGCACCCAAGTCTGGAACTACAAACAGCACGAAAAAAGGTGAAACTTCCGGTTTACTTTCGACTGCTGTGGATATTTCACAGCATTCTGCTGTTTCTAACGTGTCTCAGACTGAACAATTGATTTTGGAGCCACCTTCTGAATTGAAAAAATTGGTTGATAAGATTGTTGAATTTATTGTGAGAAACGGGAAGCAGTTTGAGGCAGTACTCCTTGAGCAAGACAGCAAACATGGGAGATTTCCATTCCTTCTGCCATCTAACCAGTACCACCCTTACTATGTTAAAGTGCTCCAAAAAGCTCAAGAG TTGAAGTTGATTGGCAAGAGCTTCATTTCTGAGAAGGATGATTCAGTCATGAATGGGCTGGACAAGAAAACTCGGTTATCCAAGGGAAGTGATTCTTTGTCCTCAGGATCTGCTGGTTATGACATTCCATATGATGCTGATAGGAAAGAAAAGTTTAGAATGGTAATTGGAAAGTCCAAGAAGGATGGGCAGGATCCACCTTCCCAAACAACCCAGCCTCAGTTTGGAGTTAATGTAgatgcagcagcagcagcagctatcCTTCAGGCTGCATCACGTGGCATTAAGAACCCTAATTTCGGATTCTTTTCAAACTCCACATCATTAAATGGGGACAGTCATGGTCGAAATAGTGAAGGTGAGATCCGAAAGTCAGGTGATAATACTGCACCTGGCTCAGTTGCCAAGGATATTGCAAAGACTGCAGCTCTTGAAGCGGCAAATGAGGCAGACTCCTCGGAAGCACACTTGACTAAAGAGCAGAGGTTGAAGACCGAGAGGCTAAAACGGGCAAAAAAGTTTGTAGCCATGTTGAAAAGTGGAGCTGCACCTGGGAAAACTGAACCATTGCGTGGCTTATCAGTAGAACCGCAAGAAACTGGGGTATCTACCTCTGGTAATTTGGGTTTTAATCTTGctggtaaagaaaaagaaggcatTTCTGTTCCTGTTGATGCTAATAATTCAGCTAAAAAGGAGAAATTTGAGAAGTATTCTGACGAGTACCAGGAAAGGAGATCAAAGAGGAAATACCGGTCAAAGTCTGCGCTAGACAAAGGAGGACGacaagaagatgatgaagacgACGACAGTGAAGATGaagtagaagaaaaagaaaaggatcgCAAGAAATCAAGGAATAAGCACCGGTCTCGTCGATCTTCACGTGAAGAaggcgaagaagaagaagataaagagGAAAGGGATTACAGGTACGCTAGGAGAAAGCACCGGTCTCATCACTCTTCACGgcaagaagatgatgaagatgaaagGGATCACAAGGACTCTAGGAAAAAACACCGGTCTTATCATTCATCAGAAGATGACAATAAGGAAGAAGATTATGAAGACGAAAGGGTTCACAAGCACTCAAGGAAAAAGCACCGGTCGCATCGCTCATCAGACGATGATGAAGAAGATTATGAAGAGGAAAGGAATCGAAAGCATTCAAGGAAGAAGAAGCACAAATCTCATAGTTCTTCAAGACACCATAGAGACAGGCATAAGCACAAGGAGGGTCATCGTTCTTCTTCCAAGAACAAGCATGAGAGCTCCTCTGATGAGGAGCATCTTCATCGTGACAGTTCTAATAAGCATCGAAAGATATCTCATTCAGAAGAAGAGCTGGAGGAAGGAGAGATCAGTTCAAAAATGTCGGACAAATCGAGAGGAAGTGTGGCTGCTGGTGTTAGTAGGGAAGCTTCTCTGGATGTATCAAGTTCCTATCGAGATGGTAGAGCTCCTTCTCAGCCCTCGGAAGCTACTGAGGTCTCTGATGAACTCAGAGCCAAGATCCGGGCTATGTTGATGGCAAACTTGTAA